One Citrobacter amalonaticus genomic window carries:
- the argS gene encoding arginine--tRNA ligase — MNIQALLSEKVSQAMIAAGAPADCEPQVRQSAKVQFGDYQANGMMAVAKKLGMAPRQLAEQVLTHLDLNGIASKVEIAGPGFINIFLDPAFLAEHVEQALTSDRLGVAKPAKQTVVIDYSAPNVAKEMHVGHLRSTIIGDAAVRTLEFLGHHVIRANHVGDWGTQFGMLIAYLEKQQQENAGEMALADLEGFYREAKKHYDEDEAFAERARSYVVKLQGGDEYFLQMWRKLVDITMSQNQITYDRLNVTLTRDDVMGESLYNPMLPGIVADLKAKGLAVESEGATVVFLDEYKNKEGEPMGVIIQKKDGGYLYTTTDIACAKYRYETLHADRVLYYIDSRQHQHLMQAWTIVRKAGYVPDSVPLEHHMFGMMLGKDGKPFKTRAGGTVKLADLLDEALERARRLVSEKNPDMPADELEKLANAVGIGAVKYADLSKNRTTDYIFDWDNMLAFEGNTAPYMQYAYTRVLSVFRKSGLDENDLANAKVQLSEDREAQLAARLLQFEETLTVVAREGTPHVMCAYLYDVAGLFSGFYEHCPILSAENEDVRNSRLKLALLTAKTLKLGLDTLGIETVERM; from the coding sequence GTGAATATTCAGGCTCTTCTCTCAGAAAAAGTCAGTCAGGCCATGATTGCTGCAGGTGCGCCTGCAGATTGCGAACCGCAGGTTCGTCAGTCAGCAAAAGTACAGTTCGGCGACTATCAGGCCAATGGCATGATGGCAGTTGCTAAAAAACTGGGTATGGCTCCACGACAACTGGCTGAGCAGGTGCTGACTCATCTGGATCTGAACGGTATCGCCAGCAAAGTTGAAATCGCGGGCCCTGGCTTTATCAATATTTTCCTCGACCCGGCATTCCTGGCGGAACACGTGGAACAGGCGCTGACCTCCGATCGTCTCGGCGTGGCAAAACCGGCGAAGCAGACGGTGGTTATCGATTACTCCGCGCCAAACGTGGCGAAAGAGATGCACGTCGGCCACCTGCGCTCCACCATTATCGGTGATGCCGCCGTGCGTACCCTTGAGTTCCTCGGCCACCACGTTATTCGCGCCAACCACGTCGGCGACTGGGGCACCCAGTTCGGCATGCTGATCGCGTATCTGGAAAAACAGCAGCAGGAAAACGCCGGTGAAATGGCGCTGGCGGACCTCGAAGGTTTCTATCGTGAAGCCAAAAAACATTACGACGAAGATGAAGCCTTCGCCGAACGCGCACGTAGCTATGTGGTAAAACTGCAGGGTGGTGACGAATACTTCCTGCAAATGTGGCGCAAACTGGTCGACATCACCATGTCCCAGAACCAAATCACCTATGACCGTCTGAATGTAACCCTGACCCGCGATGATGTGATGGGCGAAAGCCTGTACAACCCGATGCTGCCTGGGATCGTGGCCGATCTGAAAGCCAAAGGTCTGGCCGTCGAAAGCGAAGGCGCCACCGTCGTATTCCTTGATGAGTATAAAAACAAGGAAGGCGAACCGATGGGGGTCATCATTCAGAAGAAAGATGGCGGTTATCTGTACACCACCACCGATATTGCCTGCGCCAAGTACCGTTATGAGACGCTGCATGCCGATCGCGTGCTCTATTACATCGACTCCCGTCAGCACCAGCACCTGATGCAGGCGTGGACCATCGTGCGTAAAGCCGGTTACGTGCCGGACTCCGTGCCGCTGGAACACCACATGTTCGGCATGATGCTGGGCAAAGACGGTAAGCCGTTCAAAACTCGCGCAGGCGGTACGGTGAAACTGGCTGACCTGCTGGACGAAGCGCTGGAACGCGCCCGTCGTCTGGTGAGTGAGAAGAACCCGGATATGCCGGCGGACGAACTGGAAAAACTGGCCAATGCCGTCGGGATTGGCGCGGTGAAATACGCCGATTTGTCCAAGAACCGCACCACCGACTACATCTTCGACTGGGACAACATGCTGGCCTTCGAAGGCAATACCGCGCCTTACATGCAGTACGCCTACACCCGTGTGCTGTCGGTATTCCGTAAGTCCGGTCTGGATGAAAATGATCTGGCGAACGCGAAGGTACAGCTCAGCGAAGATCGCGAAGCGCAACTGGCTGCCCGTCTGCTGCAGTTCGAAGAGACGCTGACCGTTGTCGCGCGTGAAGGAACGCCGCACGTAATGTGTGCCTACCTGTATGACGTCGCCGGTCTGTTCTCAGGCTTCTACGAACACTGCCCAATCCTGAGCGCAGAAAACGAAGACGTCCGTAACAGCCGCCTGAAACTGGCGCTACTGACGGCGAAAACGTTGAAACTCGGTCTGGATACCCTGGGAATCGAAACCGTAGAACGGATGTAA
- the cutC gene encoding copper homeostasis protein CutC, with product MTLLEICCYSMECALTAQQNGADRIELCAAPKEGGLTPSLGVLRSVRQAVTIPVHPIIRPRGGDFCYTDGEFAAMLDDVRTVRELGFPGLVTGILDPDGHVDMPRMRQIMDAAGPLAVTFHRAFDMCANPLNALNNLAELGVARVLTSGQKSDAVQGLANIIELITHPGAPIIMAGAGVRAENLSRFLDAGVREVHSSAGTLLVSPMRYRNQGLSMSTDKQADEYSRYAVDGKSVAEMKGIIVRHQAK from the coding sequence ATGACATTGCTGGAAATCTGTTGTTACAGCATGGAGTGCGCGCTTACGGCGCAGCAAAACGGCGCGGACCGCATTGAACTGTGCGCCGCGCCAAAAGAAGGAGGCTTAACGCCATCACTGGGCGTACTGCGCTCGGTTCGTCAGGCGGTGACGATTCCGGTACATCCGATCATCCGGCCGCGCGGTGGCGATTTTTGTTACACCGACGGTGAGTTCGCGGCGATGCTCGACGATGTACGGACCGTGCGTGAACTGGGTTTTCCCGGACTGGTGACAGGCATTCTTGATCCTGACGGTCATGTCGACATGCCACGCATGCGGCAGATTATGGACGCGGCGGGTCCACTGGCTGTGACCTTTCATCGCGCGTTCGATATGTGCGCTAATCCGTTAAATGCGCTAAATAATCTTGCGGAACTGGGTGTCGCCAGAGTGCTGACGTCGGGGCAAAAATCCGACGCAGTGCAAGGTTTAGCAAATATTATTGAACTTATTACTCACCCCGGTGCTCCAATCATTATGGCCGGAGCGGGGGTTCGCGCAGAAAATCTGTCGCGTTTCCTGGATGCCGGGGTACGGGAAGTACACAGCTCTGCCGGAACCTTGCTGGTTTCACCCATGCGTTATCGCAATCAGGGTCTGTCGATGTCGACAGATAAGCAAGCGGATGAATATTCCCGCTATGCGGTAGACGGCAAGTCGGTTGCTGAAATGAAAGGAATCATTGTTCGCCATCAGGCCAAATGA
- a CDS encoding VOC family protein has product MANWQTIDELHDISADLPRFTQAFTELSTRLGLDVAPLEADHISLRCHQNATAERWRRGFEQCSELLSENTINGRPICLFKLHEPVCVSHWCFSIVELPWPGEKRYPHEGWEHIEIVLPGSPETLNARALALLSDDGLSQPGIFVKTSSPKGEHERLPNPTLAVTDGKVTVKFHPWSIEAIVASEQQQE; this is encoded by the coding sequence ATGGCGAACTGGCAGACCATTGACGAACTGCATGATATTTCCGCAGATTTACCGCGATTCACTCAGGCGTTCACAGAACTTTCCACTCGCCTCGGTCTGGATGTTGCACCGCTTGAAGCCGATCACATTTCTTTGCGCTGTCATCAGAACGCGACTGCCGAACGCTGGCGTCGCGGATTTGAACAATGTAGTGAGCTGCTGTCGGAAAATACCATCAACGGCAGACCGATTTGTCTGTTCAAACTGCATGAGCCGGTGTGCGTCTCGCACTGGTGCTTTAGCATAGTGGAACTGCCGTGGCCCGGGGAAAAGCGGTATCCTCATGAAGGGTGGGAACACATTGAGATTGTCCTGCCGGGCTCTCCTGAAACCCTGAATGCCCGCGCGCTGGCGTTGCTTTCGGATGATGGACTGAGCCAGCCGGGCATTTTTGTGAAAACCAGTTCCCCGAAAGGGGAACACGAACGTCTGCCGAACCCGACGCTGGCGGTCACTGACGGGAAGGTCACCGTCAAATTCCACCCGTGGTCGATTGAGGCGATCGTCGCCAGCGAACAGCAACAGGAGTGA